The Shewanella sp. NFH-SH190041 genome has a window encoding:
- the infB gene encoding translation initiation factor IF-2 — protein sequence MAETTLEKLASEVGKDVDRLIEQFSQAGISKSQNDSVTELEKQTLLEFLKKKHGGDAVPTKMTLQRKTVSTLSVASSGGQSKDVKVEVRKKRTFVKRDDVAMKAEAEAKAKAEAEAKAEAEAKAAAEAKAAAAAKAEARAKAEAETKAKAEAATKAKAEAQAKAKAPESDEAREARLEAERIKAAQAEVLKRKQDEEAAKAAEIARKLAEENEKRWAEEEKRRQEAETRDDHHITTSKVARAAEDTSDMDEEKRGRRSRNKSGAKKRGGKDARDGREKHMRGKVAPKSMAHGFNKPVAAVNREVRIGETVTVAELAQKMAVKATEIIKQMMKMGSMVTINQVLDQETAQMVAEEMGHKVILLRENELEEQVLADRDADKQVEPRAPVVTIMGHVDHGKTSLLDYIRRAKVAAGEAGGITQHIGAYHVETDNGMITFLDTPGHAAFTAMRARGAKATDIVVLVVAADDGVMPQTIEAIQHAKAGNVPLIVAVNKMDKPEADPDRVKTELSQHGVMSEDWGGDNMFVYVSAKAGTGVDELLEAILLQSEVLELKAVRDGMASGVVVESKLDKGRGPVATVLVQEGTLRQGDIVLCGLEYGKIRAMKDENGLPITEAGPSIPVEILGLSGVPSAGDEATVVRDERKAREVALYRQGKFRDVKLARQQKAKLENMFANMTEGEVNELNIVLKADVQGSLEAIADSLAKLATDEVKVNIIARGVGALTETDATLAAASNAIMVGFNVRADAQARKTIEAESVDLRYYSVIYDLIDEVKSAMSGMLAPEFKQEIIGLAEVRDVFKSPKLGAIAGCMVTEGIVKRSAPIRVLRENVVIYEGELESLRRFRDDVAEVRNGMECGIGVKNYNDVRVGDQIEVFETVEVARTL from the coding sequence ATGGCAGAAACTACGTTAGAAAAACTGGCCTCAGAAGTAGGCAAAGATGTTGATCGATTGATTGAGCAATTCTCTCAGGCTGGTATCTCAAAGTCCCAAAACGACAGTGTAACAGAGCTTGAGAAGCAAACCCTGCTCGAGTTTCTGAAAAAAAAGCACGGCGGTGACGCCGTGCCCACCAAAATGACACTTCAACGTAAAACTGTTTCCACACTGAGCGTAGCGAGTAGTGGCGGACAGTCTAAAGACGTTAAAGTGGAAGTGCGTAAAAAGCGCACTTTTGTAAAACGCGATGATGTGGCGATGAAGGCCGAAGCTGAAGCGAAAGCTAAAGCAGAAGCTGAAGCTAAAGCAGAAGCAGAAGCTAAGGCAGCAGCAGAAGCTAAGGCAGCAGCTGCCGCTAAGGCGGAAGCCCGTGCTAAAGCAGAGGCAGAAACCAAAGCCAAGGCAGAAGCCGCCACAAAAGCCAAAGCAGAGGCGCAAGCCAAAGCTAAGGCTCCTGAATCAGATGAAGCACGTGAGGCCCGTTTGGAAGCAGAACGTATCAAAGCAGCTCAGGCCGAAGTCCTGAAACGCAAGCAGGATGAAGAAGCAGCTAAAGCTGCTGAAATAGCCCGTAAGTTGGCTGAAGAAAATGAAAAACGCTGGGCGGAAGAAGAAAAGCGCCGCCAGGAAGCTGAAACCCGTGATGACCACCATATCACCACATCTAAAGTTGCTCGTGCAGCTGAAGATACTTCTGATATGGATGAGGAAAAGCGCGGTCGTCGCAGCCGTAACAAGAGCGGTGCGAAGAAGCGTGGCGGTAAAGATGCCCGTGACGGCCGTGAAAAGCATATGCGCGGCAAGGTTGCACCTAAGTCTATGGCCCATGGCTTTAACAAGCCTGTTGCCGCTGTGAACCGTGAAGTTCGTATCGGTGAAACCGTTACTGTTGCTGAACTGGCACAGAAAATGGCGGTTAAAGCGACCGAAATCATCAAGCAGATGATGAAGATGGGCTCCATGGTTACCATCAACCAAGTTCTGGATCAGGAAACTGCCCAGATGGTTGCGGAAGAAATGGGCCACAAGGTTATTCTGCTGCGTGAAAACGAGCTGGAAGAGCAAGTACTGGCAGACCGTGATGCAGACAAGCAGGTTGAGCCACGTGCTCCTGTTGTTACTATCATGGGTCACGTTGACCACGGTAAAACCTCTTTGCTGGACTATATCCGTCGCGCCAAAGTGGCTGCTGGAGAAGCCGGTGGTATTACCCAGCATATCGGTGCATACCATGTTGAAACAGACAACGGTATGATTACCTTCTTGGATACTCCTGGCCACGCTGCATTTACTGCAATGCGTGCCCGTGGTGCCAAGGCGACCGATATCGTGGTACTGGTTGTTGCTGCGGATGATGGTGTGATGCCTCAGACCATCGAAGCGATTCAGCACGCCAAGGCCGGTAACGTGCCTTTGATTGTTGCTGTGAACAAAATGGATAAGCCTGAAGCCGATCCTGACCGCGTGAAGACTGAGCTGTCTCAGCACGGCGTGATGTCTGAAGATTGGGGCGGCGACAACATGTTTGTTTACGTTTCAGCGAAGGCCGGTACCGGTGTTGATGAACTGCTGGAAGCTATTTTGCTGCAGTCTGAAGTACTGGAACTGAAAGCGGTACGTGATGGTATGGCATCCGGTGTTGTGGTTGAGTCCAAGCTAGATAAGGGCCGTGGTCCAGTCGCGACTGTACTGGTTCAGGAAGGTACCCTGCGTCAGGGCGATATCGTTCTGTGCGGTCTGGAGTACGGTAAAATCCGTGCGATGAAGGACGAAAACGGTCTACCTATCACTGAAGCGGGTCCTTCTATTCCGGTAGAAATCCTCGGTCTGTCTGGCGTACCGTCTGCCGGTGATGAAGCTACAGTGGTGCGTGACGAGCGTAAAGCCCGTGAAGTAGCACTGTACCGTCAGGGTAAATTCCGTGATGTGAAACTGGCCCGTCAGCAGAAAGCCAAGCTGGAAAACATGTTTGCAAACATGACTGAAGGCGAAGTAAATGAGCTGAACATTGTACTGAAAGCTGATGTACAGGGTTCTTTGGAAGCGATTGCTGACTCTTTGGCCAAATTGGCTACTGATGAAGTGAAAGTGAACATCATCGCTCGCGGTGTTGGCGCACTGACAGAAACTGATGCCACCTTGGCAGCTGCTTCTAACGCCATCATGGTTGGTTTTAACGTACGTGCCGACGCTCAGGCTCGTAAGACCATCGAAGCAGAAAGTGTTGATCTGCGCTACTACAGCGTAATCTACGATCTGATCGATGAAGTTAAGTCTGCTATGAGCGGTATGCTGGCCCCTGAATTCAAACAGGAAATCATTGGTCTGGCTGAAGTTCGCGATGTGTTCAAGTCACCTAAGCTGGGCGCAATTGCTGGCTGTATGGTTACCGAGGGTATTGTTAAGCGCAGCGCACCAATCCGCGTACTGCGTGAAAACGTGGTAATCTACGAAGGTGAACTGGAGTCTCTGCGTCGTTTCCGTGATGACGTGGCTGAAGTTCGCAACGGTATGGAATGTGGTATCGGCGTGAAGAACTACAACGACGTTCGTGTAGGCGATCAGATCGAAGTGTTCGAGACCGTAGAAGTCGCACGTACCCTGTAA
- the rpsO gene encoding 30S ribosomal protein S15: protein MSLSTEAKAKIVAEFGRGENDTGSTEVQVALLTAQINHLQDHFKEHIHDHHSRRGLLRMVSARRKLLAYLKRTENERYVALIQKLGLRR, encoded by the coding sequence ATGTCACTAAGTACTGAAGCGAAAGCAAAAATCGTTGCCGAATTCGGCCGCGGTGAAAACGACACTGGTTCTACTGAAGTTCAGGTAGCTCTGCTGACTGCACAGATCAACCACCTGCAAGACCACTTCAAAGAGCACATCCACGATCACCACTCTCGTCGTGGTCTGCTGCGTATGGTTAGCGCTCGTCGTAAGCTGCTGGCTTACCTGAAGCGTACCGAGAACGAGCGTTATGTTGCTCTGATCCAGAAGCTGGGTCTGCGTCGCTAA
- the truB gene encoding tRNA pseudouridine(55) synthase TruB: MARRPRGRLVDGIVLLDKPTGESSNHVLQRVKRIYNAAKAGHTGALDPLATGMLPICLGEATKFSSHLLDADKRYLVTAKLGQRTDTSDSDGEVVQTRPLTFTEQQLMDALDHFRGDTMQVPSMYSALKYQGQPLYKYAREGKEVPREARPITVFELNFIKLENDELTLDIHCSKGTYIRTIIDDLGEMLGCGAHVIMLRRTAVAGYPYDKMVTLAQLEALLAQAQEQEIAPRELLDPLLLPMDTAVSDLPEINVPDVSAPYLMHGNPVQVSGLKPDTLVRITLGEARRFVGVGQMNDDGLLAPKRLIVLQEPARD; encoded by the coding sequence ATGGCCCGCCGTCCAAGAGGGCGTCTGGTTGACGGTATTGTGCTGTTGGACAAACCGACCGGAGAAAGCTCCAACCATGTATTGCAGCGGGTAAAGCGGATTTATAACGCCGCCAAAGCTGGGCATACTGGTGCACTGGACCCACTGGCGACCGGTATGCTGCCAATCTGCTTGGGAGAGGCGACTAAGTTTTCGTCTCACCTGCTGGATGCCGATAAGCGTTATCTGGTGACGGCAAAGCTGGGCCAGCGCACAGATACCAGTGACAGTGATGGTGAAGTGGTGCAGACCCGCCCACTGACCTTTACTGAGCAGCAATTGATGGATGCACTGGATCACTTCCGTGGCGATACCATGCAGGTACCGTCCATGTACTCGGCGCTGAAATACCAAGGCCAGCCTTTGTATAAGTATGCCCGTGAAGGTAAAGAAGTCCCCCGTGAAGCCAGACCTATCACTGTTTTTGAGCTGAATTTTATCAAGCTTGAAAATGATGAGCTGACGCTGGATATCCATTGCTCCAAAGGCACCTATATCCGCACCATCATTGATGATTTGGGTGAGATGCTGGGCTGTGGCGCCCATGTGATTATGCTGCGCCGCACAGCCGTTGCCGGTTACCCCTATGACAAGATGGTGACATTGGCGCAGCTTGAAGCGCTGTTGGCGCAGGCCCAGGAGCAAGAGATTGCACCACGGGAATTGCTGGATCCACTGTTGCTGCCCATGGACACTGCGGTCAGTGATTTACCAGAAATTAATGTCCCAGACGTTTCAGCTCCTTATCTGATGCATGGTAACCCGGTACAGGTATCTGGCTTAAAGCCCGATACACTAGTGCGGATCACGTTGGGTGAGGCCCGCCGCTTTGTCGGTGTTGGCCAGATGAATGATGATGGTCTATTGGCTCCCAAGCGCCTTATTGTGCTGCAGGAACCTGCCCGGGACTGA
- the pnp gene encoding polyribonucleotide nucleotidyltransferase produces the protein MNPIVKSFEYGQHTVTLETGVIARQADAAVLASMGDTTVLVTVVGKKEADPGRDFFPLTVNYQEKTYAAGKIPGGFFKREGRPSEDETLIARLIDRPIRPLFPDGFTNEVQVIITVVSVDPQIEPDIVSMIGTSAALAISGIPFNGPLGAARVGYINGEYALNPSVSELVGSELNLVVAGTQAAVLMVESEAKALPEEVMLGAVVYGHEQQQVVVNAINEFAAEAGKPRWNWTAPEKNQTLVEQIKELAEAGMTAAYQITAKMERHDAVSDVKKATIEKLLESNPELDVREASDLLGSLEKQVVRSRIIAGMPRIDGREPDMVRALSVMAGVLPRTHGSALFTRGETQALVTCTLGTERDAQKIDSIMGERTNRFMLHYNFPPYSVGETGMVGSPKRREIGHGKLAWRGIHAVMPSAEEFPYSIRVVSEITESNGSSSMASVCGTSLALMDAGVPIKTSVAGIAMGLVKEGDNFVVLSDILGDEDHLGDMDFKVAGTRDGVTALQMDIKIEGITKEIMEIALQQAYGARVHILNVMDQAIEAPRDEISDHAPRITTIKINPEKIRDVIGKGGATIRALTEETGTTIELEDDGTVKIASTNGEATKEAIRRIEEITSEVEVGRIYKGKVIRIVDFGAFVNILPGKDGLVHISQISEERVANVSDHLQLNQEVDVKVMEVDRQGRVRLSIKEAKAKEPAAE, from the coding sequence GTGAATCCAATTGTAAAGAGTTTTGAGTATGGTCAGCATACTGTCACCCTGGAAACAGGCGTAATTGCACGTCAAGCCGATGCTGCTGTTCTGGCTAGCATGGGCGATACCACTGTACTGGTTACTGTGGTTGGTAAAAAAGAAGCCGATCCAGGCCGTGACTTCTTCCCTCTGACTGTAAACTATCAGGAAAAAACTTACGCAGCTGGTAAGATCCCTGGTGGTTTCTTTAAGCGTGAAGGCCGTCCATCTGAAGACGAAACCCTGATTGCCCGTCTGATCGACCGTCCAATCCGTCCACTGTTCCCTGACGGCTTCACTAACGAAGTTCAGGTTATCATTACAGTGGTCTCAGTAGACCCTCAGATTGAGCCGGACATTGTTTCTATGATCGGTACCTCTGCTGCACTGGCGATTTCAGGTATTCCATTTAATGGCCCACTGGGCGCTGCCCGCGTTGGTTATATTAATGGTGAATATGCCCTGAACCCAAGTGTTAGCGAGCTGGTTGGCAGTGAGCTGAATCTGGTGGTTGCTGGTACTCAAGCTGCTGTTCTGATGGTGGAATCTGAAGCCAAAGCACTGCCAGAAGAAGTGATGCTGGGAGCAGTGGTATATGGCCATGAGCAGCAACAGGTTGTGGTTAATGCTATCAACGAGTTTGCCGCAGAAGCCGGTAAGCCACGTTGGAACTGGACTGCTCCTGAAAAGAACCAGACACTGGTTGAACAGATCAAGGAACTGGCTGAAGCTGGCATGACCGCAGCTTACCAGATCACCGCCAAGATGGAACGTCACGACGCAGTTAGCGACGTGAAAAAAGCTACTATCGAAAAACTGCTGGAAAGTAACCCAGAGCTGGATGTACGTGAAGCTTCTGATCTGCTGGGCAGCCTGGAAAAACAAGTTGTACGTAGCCGAATCATCGCTGGTATGCCACGTATCGATGGTCGTGAACCTGATATGGTGCGTGCGCTGAGTGTTATGGCTGGTGTACTGCCACGTACCCACGGTAGTGCGCTGTTTACCCGTGGTGAAACTCAGGCTCTGGTAACTTGTACTCTGGGTACTGAGCGTGATGCGCAGAAGATCGACTCTATCATGGGCGAGCGCACTAACCGCTTTATGCTGCACTATAACTTCCCACCATACTCTGTGGGTGAAACCGGTATGGTTGGCTCGCCTAAGCGCCGCGAAATCGGTCACGGTAAGCTAGCATGGCGTGGTATTCATGCGGTAATGCCATCTGCTGAAGAATTCCCATATTCTATCCGTGTAGTGTCTGAAATCACTGAATCTAACGGTTCTTCTTCTATGGCGTCTGTATGCGGTACTTCTCTGGCGCTGATGGATGCTGGTGTGCCTATCAAGACTTCTGTAGCAGGTATTGCTATGGGTCTGGTGAAAGAAGGCGATAACTTTGTGGTACTGTCTGACATTCTGGGTGATGAAGATCACCTGGGTGATATGGACTTTAAAGTTGCCGGTACCCGTGATGGTGTGACTGCACTGCAGATGGACATCAAGATCGAAGGTATCACCAAAGAGATCATGGAAATCGCACTGCAGCAAGCATACGGTGCCCGTGTACATATTTTGAATGTGATGGATCAAGCGATTGAAGCGCCACGTGATGAAATCTCTGATCACGCACCACGTATTACTACTATCAAGATCAACCCTGAGAAGATCCGTGATGTGATTGGTAAGGGCGGTGCAACGATTCGAGCGCTGACTGAAGAAACCGGCACCACCATTGAGTTGGAAGATGATGGTACTGTGAAGATTGCTTCTACCAACGGCGAAGCGACTAAAGAAGCTATCCGTCGTATCGAAGAAATCACCTCTGAAGTTGAAGTGGGTCGCATCTACAAGGGTAAGGTTATCCGTATCGTAGATTTCGGTGCTTTCGTGAACATCCTGCCAGGTAAAGACGGTCTGGTTCACATCTCTCAGATTTCTGAAGAGCGTGTGGCTAATGTATCTGACCACCTGCAACTGAACCAGGAAGTGGACGTTAAAGTGATGGAAGTGGACCGTCAAGGTCGCGTTCGTCTGTCCATCAAAGAAGCTAAGGCGAAAGAGCCTGCTGCTGAATAA
- the nlpI gene encoding lipoprotein NlpI produces MKVKFPTLLPALMLGMSVLITGCASSPERADMQGKLVVTPVGPEYKNEVTLAKLNEILGAMELTKDQRARFLYERGVVYDALGLRLLARIDFHQALKINPRLADVYNFIGIYYTQEGEFENAYEAFDGVLELAPDYDYAYLNRGIALYYGQRDKLALADLRKFYSLDPSDGYRALWLYLADVKVHPQTALQTLAQNSEHLTAGQWPTELVDFYLGRISKTQLFDAAKVGVQSEEAYAQRLCEAYFYLAKWEMARGHDQQAANYLRLALATNIYDFVEHRYAQLELQKLAEKQQDAEKSAAASH; encoded by the coding sequence ATGAAGGTAAAGTTTCCCACCCTGCTGCCAGCATTGATGCTGGGTATGAGTGTATTAATAACCGGCTGTGCCAGCTCTCCAGAGCGGGCTGATATGCAGGGCAAGCTGGTTGTGACGCCAGTGGGACCTGAGTATAAAAATGAAGTGACGCTGGCCAAGCTCAATGAAATTCTTGGGGCAATGGAACTGACTAAGGATCAGCGGGCTCGATTCCTATATGAACGCGGCGTCGTATATGATGCTTTAGGGTTGCGATTATTGGCTCGAATTGATTTCCATCAAGCATTGAAAATTAATCCAAGACTGGCTGATGTTTATAACTTCATTGGTATTTATTACACCCAGGAAGGTGAATTTGAAAATGCCTATGAAGCGTTTGATGGCGTATTAGAATTGGCGCCTGATTATGATTACGCTTATCTGAATCGGGGAATTGCACTTTATTACGGGCAGCGAGATAAATTAGCACTAGCCGATTTGCGCAAATTTTACAGTTTGGATCCGAGTGATGGTTACCGGGCATTGTGGCTGTATCTGGCTGATGTGAAAGTGCATCCACAAACGGCATTGCAGACGTTGGCACAAAATAGTGAGCATCTAACAGCAGGGCAATGGCCTACTGAACTGGTTGATTTCTATTTGGGTCGGATCAGTAAAACCCAGTTGTTTGATGCTGCTAAAGTGGGTGTGCAATCAGAAGAAGCCTATGCCCAGCGTTTATGTGAGGCATATTTTTATCTGGCGAAGTGGGAAATGGCTCGCGGGCATGATCAGCAGGCGGCCAACTATCTCAGACTGGCATTGGCCACCAATATTTATGACTTTGTTGAGCACAGATATGCTCAGCTTGAGTTGCAAAAATTGGCTGAAAAGCAACAGGATGCTGAAAAATCAGCTGCGGCTAGTCATTAA
- the rbfA gene encoding 30S ribosome-binding factor RbfA: protein MAKEFSRTRRIGQQLQQELAMVLMREMKDPRIGMVTVNDVEVSRDLSFAKVFVTFFEDNADAVEEKLAALIVAAPYIRTLVASRMKLRVMPELRFVYDASLVEGMRMSNLVSQVINSDKAKAEKFGHSDEADDKAEDNGEQA from the coding sequence ATGGCAAAAGAATTCAGTCGTACACGCCGCATCGGTCAGCAGCTGCAGCAAGAGCTGGCCATGGTGTTGATGCGTGAAATGAAAGATCCTCGTATTGGCATGGTGACAGTGAATGACGTTGAAGTGTCACGTGACCTGAGCTTCGCCAAGGTGTTTGTTACCTTCTTTGAAGACAATGCCGATGCGGTGGAAGAAAAACTGGCAGCGCTTATTGTTGCTGCGCCTTATATTCGTACATTGGTGGCTAGTCGTATGAAACTGCGGGTAATGCCTGAACTGCGATTTGTATACGACGCTTCTTTGGTAGAAGGTATGCGTATGTCTAATCTGGTTAGCCAAGTGATCAACTCTGATAAGGCCAAAGCGGAAAAGTTTGGTCATAGTGATGAGGCTGACGATAAGGCTGAGGACAACGGAGAGCAAGCCTGA
- a CDS encoding cytochrome c3 family protein — protein MQPNILAHFSACQSHQQANVQQTRRKQKPLRYISVLSLLLLPTCAAATDSVTAHRVQHSSSLSSQTATTPSQLAFTALVQSAEQAVAPTNQSLPNNAYGQQNRAAAPCQQCHQQQSHDWLASDHAHAMAKANTQTVLGDFNHAQAQHRDLQAQFFRRNGQFWAALTQPNIEPSPQHMRDSKLSTVRDTTTDTDRHNIPREDPLQINTTAPPANAAATADTQHYHIKYSFGFYPLQQYLVETERGQFQVLPFAWDSRPQEQGGQRWFVLYPEQNIDRADRLHWLQPLHNWNGMCAECHSDALQKRYQPATDSFATQWQGINVGCYSCHGDLTKHSQDPTHFSAANQPMRHSNQGQWQRKPSDSVARWQGPPRDNRFMQTCFACHALRAPLQDGFRPDKQFLDQFSPRLPNPPLYFADGQIDAEVYVYGSFMQSKMAQAGVNCLDCHQAHTMKLKVEGNALCLQCHSAEYNQPPHLLHKGNIKEMTDTDANLCVSCHMPQRRYMGVDDRRDHSFVIPRPELTAQLNLPNPCQQCHYQSAQWLAEKITQYYPGRARLTATEQLLLTLRSGQPISPAAHRQIIMDSQLPAINRASALELLPQTHNRINGQWLQTLLHDPDPLLRQAAATQGGLLSAQARQQLLTPLLQDPITAVRIAAARVLQPPQATLAAKELAQANAQSAWRAEGRINQARQLLANGHIDQAITTLQSAILIGPFFAASYIHLAELYRHQEQLALSAQTLHQGLKHNPESAALHYATGLQAVRHQNWKTAEQALLQAVILSKQQPQYLLVYLMTLQRSGKAQQALNYLNNLPPRTISTPQLKKLQQQLQQTTTDKSPSVSKQ, from the coding sequence ATGCAGCCCAATATACTGGCCCATTTTTCGGCTTGCCAAAGTCATCAACAAGCCAATGTCCAACAAACCAGAAGAAAGCAGAAACCATTACGCTATATCAGCGTACTGAGTCTGTTACTGCTGCCAACTTGTGCCGCCGCGACTGATTCTGTTACAGCACACAGAGTCCAGCACTCCTCCTCGCTTTCATCACAAACGGCCACAACCCCATCTCAATTAGCTTTCACCGCGCTGGTACAATCAGCAGAGCAAGCTGTTGCTCCCACAAACCAATCATTGCCCAATAACGCTTATGGCCAACAAAACCGCGCTGCAGCGCCCTGTCAACAGTGTCACCAGCAGCAAAGCCATGACTGGCTCGCATCGGATCATGCCCACGCTATGGCCAAAGCAAATACGCAGACAGTGCTGGGGGATTTCAATCATGCTCAAGCTCAGCATAGGGATTTGCAGGCGCAGTTTTTTCGCCGTAATGGACAATTCTGGGCCGCATTAACACAGCCCAATATTGAGCCCAGCCCTCAACATATGAGAGACAGCAAACTATCAACTGTCAGAGATACGACTACTGATACTGACCGCCATAACATTCCCCGAGAAGATCCCCTACAAATAAATACAACAGCGCCCCCAGCTAATGCCGCGGCAACCGCCGACACCCAACACTATCACATCAAATACAGCTTTGGTTTTTATCCACTACAACAGTATCTGGTCGAAACCGAGCGGGGACAATTTCAAGTATTACCCTTTGCGTGGGACAGCCGCCCCCAAGAACAAGGCGGGCAGCGCTGGTTTGTACTTTACCCAGAGCAAAATATTGATCGCGCAGACCGGCTGCACTGGCTTCAACCACTTCACAATTGGAATGGCATGTGCGCTGAGTGCCACTCAGACGCATTGCAAAAACGTTATCAGCCCGCCACTGACAGCTTTGCCACCCAGTGGCAGGGAATAAATGTTGGCTGCTATTCCTGCCATGGGGATCTGACCAAGCACAGCCAAGATCCTACTCACTTCAGTGCCGCAAATCAGCCTATGCGTCACAGCAATCAAGGCCAGTGGCAGCGTAAACCCAGTGATAGTGTTGCCCGTTGGCAAGGGCCGCCGAGGGATAACCGTTTTATGCAGACCTGTTTTGCTTGCCATGCCCTCAGGGCACCGCTGCAAGACGGCTTCAGGCCTGATAAACAATTTCTTGATCAGTTCAGCCCCAGACTGCCAAACCCACCACTCTATTTTGCTGATGGTCAGATTGATGCTGAGGTTTATGTCTATGGCTCATTTATGCAAAGTAAGATGGCCCAAGCAGGGGTCAATTGCCTCGATTGCCATCAGGCTCATACCATGAAGCTCAAAGTGGAAGGTAATGCTTTGTGCCTCCAATGTCATAGCGCCGAATATAATCAACCACCTCATCTGCTACATAAGGGCAATATCAAGGAGATGACAGACACAGACGCCAATCTCTGCGTCAGCTGTCATATGCCGCAACGACGTTATATGGGGGTTGATGACAGACGGGATCACAGCTTTGTGATCCCCCGGCCGGAACTGACAGCCCAATTGAATCTGCCCAATCCCTGTCAGCAGTGTCACTATCAGTCCGCCCAGTGGCTTGCTGAGAAAATTACACAATATTACCCGGGAAGAGCCCGCCTGACGGCAACAGAGCAATTACTGCTGACACTGCGTAGTGGTCAGCCCATCAGTCCCGCTGCGCACCGCCAGATAATCATGGATAGCCAGTTACCGGCCATCAATCGGGCCAGTGCCCTTGAGTTACTTCCCCAAACCCACAACCGTATCAACGGCCAGTGGTTACAAACATTACTACACGATCCCGACCCGCTACTGCGTCAAGCAGCAGCAACACAAGGTGGCCTCTTATCGGCTCAGGCTCGCCAACAATTACTCACGCCTTTATTGCAAGATCCCATTACTGCAGTGCGCATCGCAGCGGCCCGGGTTTTACAGCCGCCGCAGGCAACGCTGGCAGCAAAAGAGCTGGCGCAAGCTAATGCTCAGTCTGCCTGGCGTGCGGAAGGACGAATTAATCAAGCGCGGCAATTACTGGCCAATGGCCATATAGATCAGGCTATCACCACGCTACAAAGTGCCATTCTTATCGGTCCCTTTTTTGCCGCCAGTTATATCCATCTTGCAGAGTTATATCGTCATCAGGAACAGTTGGCACTATCGGCCCAAACCCTCCACCAAGGGTTAAAGCACAACCCTGAATCTGCCGCGCTGCACTATGCCACGGGACTACAGGCAGTACGCCACCAGAACTGGAAAACGGCCGAACAGGCGTTATTACAAGCTGTCATACTGTCAAAACAGCAACCACAATATCTCTTGGTATACCTGATGACATTGCAGCGCAGTGGCAAAGCCCAACAGGCGCTGAATTACCTTAACAATTTGCCCCCTCGGACAATTAGCACTCCCCAGTTAAAAAAACTGCAACAACAGTTACAGCAAACCACCACTGACAAGTCACCTTCAGTCTCCAAGCAATAA